In Tachysurus fulvidraco isolate hzauxx_2018 chromosome 1, HZAU_PFXX_2.0, whole genome shotgun sequence, a single window of DNA contains:
- the LOC113662329 gene encoding NAD-dependent protein deacylase sirtuin-5, mitochondrial, giving the protein MLIRQLTRSLLLRQMDCGNRITVLRTLSVEPQPKSDIAEFREVFSKAKHIAIITGAGVSAESGLPTFRAASGHWRKWKTQDLATPQAFSRNSSRVWEFYHYWRELALKAKPSGAHVAIAECEARLRKQGRTVVVITQNTDEMHRRAGSKHILEVHGSLFRTRCLSCGDVDVDHHSPICAALEGKGDPDPNCTEADIPVENLPRCDERGCDGLLRPDVIWFGETLDSHVLTKVEKELDACDLCLLVGTASVVFPAAMFAPQVASRGVPVAEFNIRPRSSMSQFTFYFQGPCAETIPIALAPHESEPM; this is encoded by the exons ATGCTTATCCGGCAGCTGACGCGGAGCCTCCTGCTCCGTCAGATGGATTGTGGGAATCGGATCACAGTCCTGAGGACACTGAGCGTCGAACCCCAGCCAAAGTCAG ATATCGCCGAGTTCCGTGAGGTTTTCTCCAAGGCCAAGCACATCGCCATCATCACCGGGGCCGGCGTGAGCGCCGAGAGCGGACTGCCCACCTTCAGAGCGGCCAGCGGACACTGGAGGAAGTGGAAGACGCAG GATCTGGCAACCCCACAGGCGTTTTCCCGTAACTCTTCGCGAGTGTGGGAGTTTTATCATTACTGGAGGGAGTTAGCGCTGAAGGCTAAACCCAGTGGCGCGCACGTGGCCATCGCAGAGTGTGAGGCCCGTCTCAGAAAGCAGGGCCGCACCGTGGTGGTCATCACACAGAACACGGATGAGATGCACCGCCGAGCAGGCAGTAAACACATCCTAGAGGTCCATG gaagtCTTTTCAGGACCCGGTGTCTGAGCTGTGGAGACGTTGACGTGGATCATCACAGCCCCATCTGTGCTGCCCTGGAGGGTAAAGG GGATCCGGATCCAAACTGTACTGAAGCCGATATTCCAGTGGAAAATTTACCCAG GTGTGATGAGCGAGGCTGCGACGGTCTCCTGAGGCCCGATGTCATCTGGTTCGGGGAGACGTTGGACTCACACGTTCTCACCAAGGTGGAGAAAGAGCTGGACGCCTGCGACCTCTGCCTGCTG GTCGGTACTGCGTCCGTCGTCTTCCCGGCGGCCATGTTTGCCCCTCAGGTGGCATCCCGGGGCGTTCCAGTAGCAGAGTTTAACATTCGGCCTCGATCCAGCATGTCTCAGTTCAC tttttatttccaGGGCCCGTGTGCTGAGACGATCCCCATCGCTCTCGCACCTCACGAGTCGGAGCCGATGTGA